The Nicotiana tomentosiformis chromosome 9, ASM39032v3, whole genome shotgun sequence genome contains the following window.
ACAAtcaatgcagaagtgtagcatgagtacataaatcaatgcgtacccattaagtatctagcctaacccagaAAAAGTAgcgacgaggggtcaacatcgacacttactagtggtccaataaatcaagtataaTAAGAGTAAATAGGCATGAGGCATGCCAAGTAAAACAGTGAAAACAAATATAGGTACATAATATGATCCCCAACTGAAGAGTAAACACAAAGTTCTCAAATACTGGATACTTCCTCAAATGGAATACATATTGGTCAACACCAAATAACAGGTCACATTTCAAGCTAGTAAGACTCATAAGTACGTTGACTCCTTGTCAAATATTTCGCAAGATTTTGCCGAGACGAAtggaccgatcccataagagtaatgaCATGATTTCCTGCTATGATGTACGGTCAAATCCTATAataatcgtgtacactgccgatggtTGACCGgcccgaaccatagatgtatctcaTAATACTGTTGcggtcgtacgacctgatccatgATAGTACTGCTAAGGTATTTAGCCTGATCCTATAGGAATAGTGAAACTTGACGGGTCACTGGCCCTACTCATaaatatatgtgtgagttatgaaattttagaaactttTAGGATAATTTCGtacaacgcgggagaaattcgtaaaaGGAAGTACAATTCTActgctaatcaagtagctcgccAAATATCTAAAACATCAAGTCTAATACTTTATGAAAGTCTAGTCTCAGGCATAAAtgtaaattaaagcatttaaacatgaatgaataactcaaatattacaattaaaacatggcgtgagtctaaatctacccggacctaatcaggaattctagcatacgtacTGAAACTTGTCACCTCATATGTGCGTAGCTACCACAACATGTAACACGTaacaaatataacacctacggggtgcATTCCCCCTCCCAAGGTTAGACAtgaaacttacctcgctctgaaattcgataaccggctccaatgactctctaatacctcaaaccaCTGCCAAACGATCTAAAACTAGTCAAAGGACGTGTAAACAATCAAAATATATCCAAGGAcccataatttaacaatttataataattcccaactccacacgaagagtcaacaaagtcaaccaccAAGCCCAcgcgcccggattccgaaaatatttgaagataaatattacccatagcaccacgaagttaaatatataatttattcccaattctatGTACAATTTCGTGGTCAGTATCCAAAAAtatcatttctaggttttcttcaaaaatttcacaCATCAATAGCATAATTAGCTAAATAATCAGCTAGCTTATTGCCCTCCCTCATGATATGTGATATTCTAAAGTTGTTTTCCTCCATGATATCTTTGATCTCCTCCACATATGTAATGACTGCCCAAGGTGCTATCCATGTACCATCAATCACATTTTTCATTAACATGGAATCTGTTTGTAGCAGGATGTGTGTGTATCGATGTTGCACGCAATATCTCAGCGCCTCTAGAATAGTAATTGCCTCTGCTTCATTATTAGTAACCTCCTGAATCTCTCTTCCTAAAGCAAACCTTACATCTCCTGCTTCATCCCTTAAGACAAATCTGATTGAACTCTTGCCTGAATGattattctagtattcatatctaaatgtactattctagagtgcaccatatgtgtgtctcacaaggagaactattaccacctttgcaatatcctttggaaatgtcagctaatgctaacaaaccatcaaccattttgggttaccctttATACCCCATCTATATTCACATTTATCCACCCTGGATTAGGAAAA
Protein-coding sequences here:
- the LOC138898838 gene encoding uncharacterized protein; protein product: MVDGLLALADISKGYCKGGKSSIRFVLRDEAGDVRFALGREIQEVTNNEAEAITILEALRYCVQHRYTHILLQTDSMLMKNVIDGTWIAPWAVITYVEEIKDIMEENNFRISHIMREGNKLADYLANYAIDV